TCTCGTAGTCGCGGCGGTGCTCCTCCCTCTTGAGGCGCTCGTGCTGGTATTCCTCGTAGCTGTCGTACCTGCGGAGGAGAGGGCGCGTTACGCCGTGCACCCCAAAACCCTTCCCCCCGGCCGCCCCGCGGCCTGTCCTCCCAGCGTACCCGCACCGCACGCCCGCCGAAAACCAGAGTCAACACGCTTTCAGAACCGAactgaaacaaataaacacattaataaggccttttttcccctcatcacAGAGGTTATGGCTCCCGCAGGACGGGGTGGCGGAGAGGCAGTTGGATTCAGGCAGCTGCCGCTGTCAGCAGAACTTCACATGTCATTACTTTCTGCTTAGTGTGGAATTTACCAGAAAAAAGTGCAACTTTCCCCAGAAAAGCTCCAGTCATTAAGCTCTGTGATTTCGCTTCTCTGAAATGATGTGACTCATCATTTCACCATCttcttaattatttgtttttgtcggAAGGGGACCGCAATGCTTACGCGCGAGACGCGAGGGGCTGCCTGATAGAGCCTGACAtacgtttaaaaaaagccaGCTGTACGAAGAAGCAGGCTAGCAGAAATAATATAGCCTTCAGAACGGCGCTACGTGGGTGTGCGGGAACACTGAGAAAGCTCAGCAGCTCCGGGGGCTCTGACACTAGACATCCTCTGTTCTGGTGACTCATGCAGCAAGTGGCCAGGTTCGAAAGTTTGGGAAAAGATGATGTAACGGGAATGCCTACACCGGTGTAGGGCTCACAGGTGTGACGGCACTCACCTTGGCCTGCGACTGAAAGGGGATCGAGAGTGGGacctggactgtgtgtgtgggcttttGGGAGCCCTGGACTTGCACGTGCTGGAGTCCACATGCTGAGGAGACCTGTTCAAAACATGAGTGTAAACAGGGAGATATGTATTATACATGCGTTAGTCATATTcatcatctaaaaaaaaaaaaactaaagaaaaaaaaaattcatattcgCCAACAGATCAGGTTAAACAGTAAAAAGACACTAACAGCACATTATTATGACATTTGTTTTATACAGCAATACATTTCTTCACATGGAAGTATTTATAGCAAATAGAAGATAACTTCACCTGTCTGATTCTAGCTAAGGATACAGTGCACTGACCACAATATTTTGAAAACCCTTTTTCTGGTTGCATTTCCTTTGGTTGCTAGATGACTGCTTTCATGTTTTATCAACCACAAAAAATGTTCTGGGAGTCATAATATAAGCATTAGCATGGTGCATTTCGGCAGATGAGCAGTGCAATTCACTCCATTATCCTGAGTTCTTCTAAGTCCAGTCGGGTAATTATTGAATTGATGGTGAAATTGAAGAGTAACATATAAAGCAGTGAGCCAGAACAGAAGATTTGTGGTGGACAAGATTCCTCTGACACTCCCGTTCACCAGGGGTTCAAAGATAGAACCAgtttactgaaaatgtttccttttgcCCTCTTGTCTTATATCAAACCCAATTCTGTAAAGGTTTAGAGTCtctccacagaaacacaatttCTACACAGATGATTGGTTTCTGGTGCTGATTTTAGCTAGTGTGTGTGGGCGGACAGTAACCCAACTGGTGGACGGTGCGTGATGTCTTTCTGCTTGATTGACCTGCActccacaaaaaagaaaaaaaagatgagaatcTAAACCCCTTGGACTGCTGCACTTTTGCATCTGCAAACACAGCTCTAATTAACCTCTTCGTGCTAAATAAACCGGCACAGAAACACGGCTATCTGATTTAATGAGTGACGACTGAAATCTGCAGAGAAATGAGGAGGGAACGAAGGTCCAGGAGCCGGCGCTGACATACAGTGCCGCTCCGCGTTCGTGTCGGACGTGCCATCGTGGGGATTTCCCCACATTAAATATACAGCCAAAAACGGATGGAATTATCGCAGATGCCCGGGAAATGCACTGCACGGCTGTGAGAGCGCGGTAACAAAGCGCTAGCGCCGAACCGATAGCGTCCCTTTGTCATCCCGGCTTCGGATCCCTCAAGCAGTCGGCTCCGCCACGCCAGCCCCTTTTGGCAGAGAACCGGTTAATAAACCCTTTCCAAACGGTTCCCCTCcgctattattttttaacatcctTTTTTCCTCGCCCAAgcccattttctctgttttccaATCAAAGGCAACAGTGTAAATATTGTCTTCCAACAGGCTGTGATGCTGTAACGGTCTTCAAAGGGGAGCGCGTCCAGGACTCCGCCGCTCGCTGGTCTGGCTTTCATCTCCCCAGACAGACGGGAGCACTGATAAGCAAAACAACAGCTGCAGCTAGAGAAACGGCACCATCAAATATAGGTGcacagaaatggaaggagaaagggtgggtaaaaaaaaacaaaaaaaaaaacagggagacACGTCTCCAATTTCAATGGTAATAAAAAGCTCTGGAGGCTCAGCGGCACCGAGCTCTGGGCGCCGTTCGCCGATGTTTCTGATTCGTTAGGAAATACGAGGGGAAACGCAACGTAAATAGGATGCGTCTATTAAGTTCCTCATTTCCAGGAGCAAATGAAGCCGTGGCGGGGGACAGCCGCGGGGCCTTCTCTGATCTCCCCACCTGGGCTCCGATGATTCTAATCACGCTCATTAGACTTCATTACAGCAGCTTAACCTTCTCTCCGTTTTAAGAGCAAATAGGACATTTTGGGGAGGGGCCGGTCACACAGGCTGGCCTGTTACTCTGTAAGTGCATACCGGTGAGAGGTCTGACTCAACTGACGGGGTGCTTCAAGAGAAAACTCCTGTTCCTAAAActcaaaccacccccccccccaccaccccatccaTGAGTCTCATCTTGGTTCACAACCATAGCTTTTAGCTCAGttcttttccccctccctgtAGACCGTCTTTAAAAATCAATTCACCACTTTCCATTCCGCACACGCAACAGACACAAGGCCTATTCTGAGATGTGTGGAGAGACTCGAGTGTCGCATCCCTTTAATTCTGAAACTCACGCTGACACTAGTCATGACGGCTAAGAAAGATGTTTACTTGCAAGATTTGACTCCCGCTGAGAGCGGGCTAAGCCAACTGCCTTTCATCCCACATTTAACTGCACTCTCCCTCAGCCCGCCATCGCGGGGGGTCCCAAATCCCGCGGCAGAGACGCCGGCCTTACCGTGAAGCGGAGCGGCTGCAGGGGGACCTGGAGCGCGAGCGGGAGAAGGGGGACCGCGAGAGGGAGCGCCGCCGGCGGAAAGACGCggaccgggaccgggaccgggagGCGGCGCTGGGCCAGTGGAAGcgctgggaggaggagaagagcgaGGCGGGCGGGGAGACGGAGCTCCGCGACGGGGAGCAGCTGGACGGGGAGCAGGACGGGGAGCCCTGCAGGAGCAGGTCCAGGTGGGAGCCCTCCCAGGGGAAGAGGAAGCGCTCGTGCTCGTCCTCGCTGTCCTCCAGGACGCCGTCCAAGGGCAGGCCCGGGTGCACGTACCCCGGCAGCTTGCAGTAATACTCGTCCCCGGAGTCGCTCTCctcgggccccggggcccccgcCGGCTTGTCCTCGCTGTAAATGGCTTGCTTGGGGTGACCAAAGTGCTTGTTGAGTTCCACCCTGATCTCTTGGTCGCGGAGCGGCTTCCTCCTGCCAGATTCGCCGCCGTCGGCCGGCGGCCTGGCCTGTGGAGCTTGACCCTGGCGCTGCCCGTCCCGGTTCGGGGCGGGCTCGTGCTCCACAGAGGAAACGCCCCGCAACTGTCCCGCCAGAGAGCAAGGGcgggaggaagatgaggaggcGGAAGACGAGaaggaggagtaggaggaggaggaggaaggcggCGCGGTCGCGTCCCAGCATTCCGCGTGCCTGCCGTCCAGGCAGCCCAGCGAGAGGCCCAGGGAGAGGTGTCGCTTTGTGCTCATGAACTGGCAATAGTCGTGGTCGCCGAAAGCGCGGGGGGCGCCGCGCTTGCCCTTGCACTCCTCCGGCCCCCCCAGGGGCAGGGCGGGGACCTTGCTCAGCTGGGCGTACAGCTCAGTCTGCTCGGGGCCCCTCTTCAGGGCGCAGGAGGGGGGCTCCTCCAGGCGGGCTTTTTTTGCCGGGGGCGAGGAGGTGCATGAGGACAGCTTGCTTTTGATCGATGTTTTGAAAGGATTCTCTTGACTGGCTTTGTGAGGAGGCGTGGTCGGTGGTGTCAGACCTGAGGAGCAATAAAACGGAATGGAATTATAATAATTTGCCCGCAGCCTGTTTACGGACAGTAGACACACAGGCCTGATTAAAATATTCACTCTCATTCCGCCTAATCCTGATCCGTATTTTATTGCAATCTTGACAGATTAatgtaatgctctgtgtaaCTTAATATAGCGTGGTAGTACATGGCTGAGCTGCAACGCCCCTTCCTAACCTTGGCAAATCCCCGCGCATGAAGAATCGCGCATTAAACACAGGCAGTGAGGTCCGTGGTCATGCTGGCATGGCAGAAAACGCCAGATCCTTCAGAAGGACAATATACACAGGACCATGGCCAAAACACTCTtaatagaaataataatttactcaGATTCCAAATgacaatacatacatattttatttttttttcttctcatgtAGTTTTTCTCTGTGAGTCCAGGTTACATTATTATAGCCTTGATAATGTGTAATACTGTTACATTAAACCTAATGCGATATTAAGCTTGTAATGAAAACATACTGACTGCTGGGCAACCCTCCTGCTGTTGCTCCATGGATTCCCTACATATCTCCCTCATCCAGAACCTTGTCCATCCTGACAGATTTATACGCCGGCAGATGGCAATTATATGTGGAGGCCTGAGAGAGGCTTCTTTATGGCATTGTtaatgcactcacacaaacaacacacaaatcCTCTCCGGAATTTAATTCAGACCTCTTCTCAAAAGTTTTGCCTTtcctttccccttttttctcccccccgcccccgtctgTTTGAGTGCTGGCCTTTCGGTCAGCGGCAACAAACGGCAGCCATTAGCGAGAACGTGCTGTCACTTTGGGCGTAGCAAGCCCGCCGCCTGGACACTTTCTGCAGCACTTACAAGGGGAAGGAGGGGTGAGGCTGAGACAGCAGTGGGCTCCTGTGGCATTCTCCTGAGCCCGTCACAGTGGACAGAGGACTGTGACTCATGCACAGGTGCGACTCCTCCTCCAGATTTTTACAGCGCGCGACGCCTCGCTTTTTCCAGGtagacaaacaaacaatccgGCGCATGGCACACACAATATTTCAGCCATAACCTggctctgttttatttatgattacATTGATGAAATGAGCTGTAAAGGCAagatggggtggaggggggcttGGTGAGAGCAGGGGGTGTTCTGCCAAGGAACTTCTGTTTTGCAACCGAAACGCCATCTGTGCACACAGTGTAAGCAGGGTCATAAAGTAAGAGCTATTAATGTCTCCAAAATAAATCAGAATTAGATAAATGTATGCACGCTTTTTTTGCGAAAGCTGCTTCTGAGCgatacacaagcacaaacacgaATCAAATGGCTTCAGGTGCTCCAATCTATTTGGTGCTCTGCGGTAAACTGCAAGAGGAGAAACTGATAACTAGCTTAAGCTTAAGGAGTCATTTCCCAGCAATTTGCAGCAGCCACACGAACAGGCATACTTAGGCATACCGACCCCGGTCTTATTATAGCGCTAATAGATTGTACTGTGTGCTACAGTGTCTTTATTAGCACACCGACACAACCAGAATGGATCTGCATTTGCAACGGCCGGCGTCAGGCTCCACCAATTACGGCTGGACGGCTGGTACATAAGCGTGgcaattcttcagccagaacCGCACACTTGGTTAATGCACTCCCCtgccacaacacacagcacaaagcaCGTCACAGCGAGGAGGGAGTGACCAGTCCGCTCTTTGATGATCTGTAAAATCTACAGAGATGGGCCTATCTTTAGAAAACAACCTACCCTGGCCGACTTGTGTAATAAAACCCATTAAATTAATATCCTTAAGTTTAGATACATATTCCTTTCCCTCATCTCGCTTATATGAAGCAGACATTGTGGTTCTTCCTTTGTGTCAGACAAAACGCCGAACACACAGTGAAAATATAGTCCAGAAAAGCTTGCTGAAATTACTTTCTCATTTGCAGAGCAAGAACTGCGCCTCAGCTGTTGATTAAAACGCTATCTgcttaaacagaaaaatatcagacagaaaaaaaaaactccttccAGAAAATTCTGTGTATTGTAAGTGCAAGACCTCAGTTTTCTCTACTCTTCACCCACAtggtaaaacattaaaaaaattattttcctctcAAACGAAGCACAAATccctgaataaaaataaaaatagaacaaaaactcCTCACAGGTCCCCCTCAGGAAACAGCAACTCACACAGTGTTGACTCAGTCTTTCCTAATTTTTAGGCAGGGTAGTTATGGCACTGGAAAAACTAATCCGTGAGTTGAAAGAGTCAATCTCCAAGTGTTTCCCCGCTAATAGCTTTTACCAGTGTATAATCCTATAACACTTAGATAAGGGTGAGTGTCAGGGTATATCCTTATTAACTAAGGATAGATCGGGGATTAAAAACAATAGGGATTTAGTCTGATTCCTGCGAGTGGAACATTACCTATTTATGTGCTGGATTTTATTTCTGGCCGAAACTACTGGTAGAAGTAAAGAAATATTAACCGATTCCGACTACACTTAAAACCTGACAAACTGACGGCTTAGTTGACCCCACTGCCCTCGTGCCTCCCCccatcagcacaaacacacacacaaagcacatcaGGGCAAAGCACGCTCGCAGAGACAGCGAGAGTGAGGTTGTGGGCAGGAACCCGTGTCCGATCAGATAAAAACCTGAAGGGCCATCAAACACGTTCTGATTTCTGCATCCAAACTGCCCACAAAAGCCCCTTACCATCTCAATTCAGCTAAACCATCTAACAAATATCACCTAACAAACAGTGCCTTAAGGCTTATGGCAGCTGAGCCAGTTTGCAAGAGAACGACAGAAAATACTCAAATATATTTAGTGCTCTTTCCTGGAGGCGGCAGAACAATACG
The nucleotide sequence above comes from Anguilla rostrata isolate EN2019 chromosome 7, ASM1855537v3, whole genome shotgun sequence. Encoded proteins:
- the ppargc1a gene encoding peroxisome proliferator-activated receptor gamma coactivator 1-alpha isoform X7; amino-acid sequence: MGQSGSCGRCREEGGVSASERPGGARHTHTHTAATVQRREESGHPILSQLLMSKRKPAHRHGNPHPAVLSHTSWGISLATAPSVPRGNRPSVRATERVHTETCAAGRQGDRQVRWSVQELSAPVAAVGYCGSEPGEGLKVGWLEGPMEQAGCVGDDVAEDVLGSPISWAQTALSPLFPDSVIPVGDLNLSMTQEQQLHSQAFCKPPDDRVLPLLAKPTTLPLPLTPESPNDHKGSPFENKSIERTLSVELSGTPGLTPPTTPPHKASQENPFKTSIKSKLSSCTSSPPAKKARLEEPPSCALKRGPEQTELYAQLSKVPALPLGGPEECKGKRGAPRAFGDHDYCQFMSTKRHLSLGLSLGCLDGRHAECWDATAPPSSSSSYSSFSSSASSSSSRPCSLAGQLRGVSSVEHEPAPNRDGQRQGQAPQARPPADGGESGRRKPLRDQEIRVELNKHFGHPKQAIYSEDKPAGAPGPEESDSGDEYYCKLPGYVHPGLPLDGVLEDSEDEHERFLFPWEGSHLDLLLQGSPSCSPSSCSPSRSSVSPPASLFSSSQRFHWPSAASRSRSRSASFRRRRSLSRSPFSRSRSRSPCSRSASRSPQHVDSSTCKSRAPKSPHTQSRSHSRSPFSRRPRYDSYEEYQHERLKREEHRRDYEKREFERAEQRERQRQKAIEERRVVYVGRLRSDSTRTELKRRFEVFGEIEECAVNLRDDGDNFGFITYRYTCDAFAALENGHTLRRSNEPQFELCFGGRKQFCKSNYTDLDSHSDDFDPASTKSKYDSMDFDSLLREAQRSLRR